From Dechloromonas sp. A34:
GGCAGTGATTGCTGCCTGTTGTGAGGCCGGCGCTTCAGTTGCCGGCATTGCGTTGGCCAATAGCGTCAATGCGAATCAGGTCCGTCGCTGGATGCGGGAACGGGGCATTGAGCCACCGAGCCGCAGCCTGCCGGCACGGTCGATTTCACCGGCGCGCGGCACAGAACCCGCCTTTGTGCCGGTACCGATGCCACCCATCGTCTCAAGCATCCCCGACATTCGGATCGAAGTTCGGCGTGGCAACACGGCGGTGAAGATTGAATGGCCTGGACAGGCGGCGAGCGATTGCGCCGCCTGGTTGCGAGATTGGCTACGGTGATTCGGGTCGATGCCCTGTGGTTATCGACCACGCCGCTGGATATGCGGGCGGGGACCGAGACGATCCTGGCCCGGGTCGTCTCGATGTTTGGCGAAGCCCGACCCCACCATGCCTATCTGTTTGCCAATCGCCGAGCCAACCGGATGAAAGTGCTGGTCCATGATGGATACGGTATCTGGCTAGCGAACCGTCGGCTCAATCAGGGGCGATTCTGCTGGCGGCACGGCAACAGCAGCGTCGAGCTCAGCCGGCCGCAGTTTGATGCACTCGTCCTCGGTCTGCCATGGGAACGACTGGCTGACGGCGGTGTGATCCGGATTGTTTGACGGTCCACCATTGGGGAAGTCCACGATGGTCAGATCGGGCGGCGGACGGCATCATGCCGGCCATGTCCTTGCCAACCCACCTCGACCAACTCAGCGCTGACGAACTGCGTCGCCTGCTGGTCGAGAAAGACCGCGAGTTGGACTGGCGCCAAGCCAAGATCGACAAACTCACGCATGAACTGGCGATGCACAAGCGCTGGCGCTTCGGGGTCAAGACCGAGCACTGGCCGGTCGAGCAGGCGCAACTATTCGAGGAAACCATCGATGCCGATCTGGCGGCGATGGAAGAAGAACTCGCACAACTGTCGCCGACGCCACCGAAGGCGAAAGGCCAGGCCAAACGCCAGCCGCTGCCGGCGAGTCTGCCGCGTGCCGACATTCATCATGAGCCTGAATCCACGGTCTGCCCTTGCGGCTGCACGATGAAGCGCATCGGCGAGGATGTGGCCGAGAAGCTCGATTACACGCCAGGCGTCTTCAGCGTCGAGCGCCACATTCGTGGCAAGTGGGTCTGCGGGCAGTGCGAAACGCTGATCCAGGCGCCTGTTCCGGCGCACGTTATCGACAAGGGTATTCCGACGACCGGCTTGCTCGCGCAGGTGCTGGTTGCCAAATACCTCGACCATCTGCCGCTCTATCGTCAGGAAGCGATCTTCGGTCGGGCCGGACTGGCCATTCCGCAATCGACACTCGCCCAGTGGGTAGGGAAATGCGGTGTGGCACTCCAGCCCCTGGTCGATGCCCTGAAGGATGAGATGCTCGGGCATCGGGTGCTGCATGCCGATGAAACGCCGGTGGCCATGCTTGATCCGGGGGCTGGCAAGACGCATCGAGCCTACCTCTGGTCCTACAGCATCGGCGCCTTCGAGCCGACCAAGGCGGTGATCTATGACTTTGCTGAAAGCCGTGCCGGCAGGCACGCCCAGGAATTCCTGGGTGACTGGCGCGGCACACTGATTTGCGATGATTACTCAGGCTACAAGGCACTGC
This genomic window contains:
- a CDS encoding transposase, producing the protein MEVKKPSRRRRTHPEEFKQAVIAACCEAGASVAGIALANSVNANQVRRWMRERGIEPPSRSLPARSISPARGTEPAFVPVPMPPIVSSIPDIRIEVRRGNTAVKIEWPGQAASDCAAWLRDWLR
- the tnpB gene encoding IS66 family insertion sequence element accessory protein TnpB (TnpB, as the term is used for proteins encoded by IS66 family insertion elements, is considered an accessory protein, since TnpC, encoded by a neighboring gene, is a DDE family transposase.) — encoded protein: MAWTGGERLRRLVARLATVIRVDALWLSTTPLDMRAGTETILARVVSMFGEARPHHAYLFANRRANRMKVLVHDGYGIWLANRRLNQGRFCWRHGNSSVELSRPQFDALVLGLPWERLADGGVIRIV
- the tnpC gene encoding IS66 family transposase, whose amino-acid sequence is MSLPTHLDQLSADELRRLLVEKDRELDWRQAKIDKLTHELAMHKRWRFGVKTEHWPVEQAQLFEETIDADLAAMEEELAQLSPTPPKAKGQAKRQPLPASLPRADIHHEPESTVCPCGCTMKRIGEDVAEKLDYTPGVFSVERHIRGKWVCGQCETLIQAPVPAHVIDKGIPTTGLLAQVLVAKYLDHLPLYRQEAIFGRAGLAIPQSTLAQWVGKCGVALQPLVDALKDEMLGHRVLHADETPVAMLDPGAGKTHRAYLWSYSIGAFEPTKAVIYDFAESRAGRHAQEFLGDWRGTLICDDYSGYKALLANGLTEAGCMAHARRKFFELHSQKQSLIAGEALDCFGKLYGVEQEAAGFDIDERRRIREAKARPIADELHAWLTRQRQVVPNGSGTARAIDYSLKRWVALTHYLTDGQVPIDNNWIENQIRPIALGRKNWLFAGSLRAGKRAAAIMSLIQSAKLNGHEPLAYLKDVLTRLPTQPASRVGDLLPHRWQPQITD